One genomic window of Indioceanicola profundi includes the following:
- a CDS encoding enoyl-CoA hydratase — protein sequence MSYENILVETNGKVGIVRLNRPKALNALSDGLVTDLEKALNAFEEDPTINVIVVTGSERAFAAGADIKEMAGFGYMDAYLKDFITKKWGRLATCRKPTIAAVAGYALGGGCELAMMADIIIAADTAKFGQPEITIGTIPGSGGTQRLVRAIGKAKAMEMCLTGRMMDAAEAERSGLVAKVVPAADLMDEAMKTANRIADMSRPVAMMTKEAVNRAFESSLAEGILFERRLFHSTFALEDQKEGMAAFVEKRQPNFQDR from the coding sequence ATGTCTTACGAAAACATCCTGGTCGAGACCAACGGCAAGGTCGGGATCGTCCGGCTGAACCGTCCGAAGGCGCTGAACGCGCTGTCCGACGGGCTGGTCACCGATCTGGAAAAGGCGCTGAACGCGTTCGAGGAGGACCCCACGATCAATGTCATCGTGGTAACGGGCAGCGAGCGCGCCTTCGCCGCCGGCGCCGATATCAAGGAGATGGCGGGCTTCGGCTACATGGACGCCTATCTCAAGGATTTCATCACCAAGAAGTGGGGCCGTCTGGCCACCTGCCGCAAGCCCACCATCGCCGCCGTGGCCGGCTATGCGCTGGGCGGGGGCTGCGAGCTGGCGATGATGGCCGACATCATCATCGCCGCCGATACGGCCAAGTTCGGCCAGCCGGAGATCACCATCGGCACCATCCCTGGCTCCGGCGGCACCCAGCGTCTGGTCCGCGCCATCGGCAAGGCCAAGGCTATGGAGATGTGCCTGACCGGCCGCATGATGGATGCGGCGGAGGCGGAGCGTTCCGGGCTGGTGGCCAAGGTGGTGCCTGCCGCCGACCTGATGGACGAGGCCATGAAGACCGCCAACCGGATCGCGGACATGTCCCGTCCGGTCGCCATGATGACCAAGGAAGCGGTGAATCGCGCCTTCGAGAGCAGCCTGGCCGAGGGCATCCTGTTCGAACGCCGCCTGTTCCACAGCACCTTCGCGCTGGAGGACCAGAAGGAGGGCATGGCCGCCTTCGTCGAGAAGCGCCAGCCCAACTTCCAGGACCGGTGA
- the rpsT gene encoding 30S ribosomal protein S20 yields the protein MANHKSAEKRIRQTERRTEVNRARISRIRTFLKKVETAIASGDKSAANAAFREAQPELMRGVSKGVLHKNTVSRKLSRLSGRIKALGA from the coding sequence ATGGCTAATCACAAGTCCGCTGAGAAGCGTATCCGTCAGACCGAGCGCCGCACCGAGGTCAATCGTGCGCGCATCAGCCGTATCCGCACCTTCCTGAAGAAGGTGGAGACGGCCATCGCCAGCGGCGACAAGTCCGCCGCCAACGCCGCGTTCCGCGAGGCTCAGCCGGAGCTGATGCGCGGCGTGAGCAAGGGCGTTCTGCACAAGAACACCGTCTCCCGCAAGCTGTCCCGCCTGTCGGGCCGCATCAAGGCGCTGGGCGCCTGA